The following proteins are encoded in a genomic region of Thiomicrospira sp. R3:
- a CDS encoding phosphoribosylaminoimidazolesuccinocarboxamide synthase, with protein MNALHQSNLTSLKLINRGKVRDIYDLDDQHLLIVTTDRISAFDVILPNPIPGKGRILSETALFWFKKTENIIPNHIAKNISLSDYLSTDELAQLEGRGMVVRKLKPLPIEAIVRGYLAGSGWEEYQQSQSVCGIKLQPGLVNAQQLPEPIFTPSSKADVGDHDINISFNEMVKLLGQDKAEKVRDYSLALYKQAAEFALERGIIIADTKFEFGEDEQGTIYLIDEALTPDSSRFWPASSYVAGSNPPSFDKQYIRDYLETLSWNKTAPGPELPQDVINKTLEKYTEAKARLTEN; from the coding sequence ATGAACGCACTGCACCAATCCAACTTAACCAGCTTAAAACTGATTAACCGCGGCAAGGTTCGTGACATTTATGACCTCGACGACCAGCACCTGCTGATTGTCACCACCGACCGCATTTCAGCATTTGATGTGATTTTACCCAACCCCATTCCAGGTAAAGGACGCATCCTGAGTGAAACGGCGCTGTTTTGGTTTAAGAAAACCGAAAACATTATCCCGAACCACATCGCCAAAAACATATCTTTGTCCGACTATCTGAGCACCGATGAATTAGCGCAATTAGAAGGACGCGGCATGGTGGTGCGTAAACTCAAACCCCTGCCGATTGAAGCGATTGTGCGCGGTTATTTAGCGGGTTCGGGCTGGGAAGAATACCAACAAAGCCAAAGCGTGTGCGGCATTAAACTCCAACCAGGCCTGGTTAATGCCCAACAACTTCCAGAGCCTATTTTTACGCCATCGAGCAAAGCCGACGTTGGCGATCATGACATTAATATCAGTTTTAATGAAATGGTTAAACTGCTAGGTCAGGACAAAGCAGAGAAGGTACGCGATTACAGCCTAGCGCTATATAAACAAGCGGCTGAATTTGCGCTTGAGCGCGGGATTATTATCGCTGACACCAAATTTGAATTTGGCGAAGATGAACAAGGCACGATTTACCTCATTGATGAAGCGCTAACGCCCGATAGTTCACGTTTTTGGCCAGCATCTAGCTATGTCGCGGGCAGCAATCCACCGAGTTTTGACAAACAGTACATTCGTGACTATTTAGAAACACTCAGCTGGAACAAAACCGCACCTGGCCCCGAACTACCGCAAGATGTGATTAACAAAACCCTAGAGAAGTACACCGAAGCCAAAGCGCGCCTAACTGAAAACTAA
- the bioD gene encoding dethiobiotin synthase: protein MDNTYYKTIQINHSGGFFITGTDTEIGKTHVSCALALGFRQQGLSVIPRKPIASGCVWQGTRLVSEDALQLQQASQSNEPLKTICPYQFEQAISPARAIKNAGQSIDIHDLIKACNSTQPGLVLVEGAGGFLSPIARNGLNADLAQQLGYPVILVVGNRLGCINHALLTIEAIKARNLSLHSVIVNDLTADSNNENLEDIRALCQVPVIHSAFSPKHSKPLFVL, encoded by the coding sequence ATGGATAACACTTATTACAAGACAATCCAAATAAACCATTCAGGTGGTTTTTTTATTACTGGAACAGATACCGAAATTGGCAAAACTCATGTTAGCTGTGCCTTAGCGCTCGGCTTTCGTCAACAAGGACTTAGCGTTATCCCACGTAAACCTATTGCCTCAGGCTGTGTTTGGCAGGGTACAAGGCTTGTGTCAGAAGATGCCTTGCAACTCCAACAGGCCAGCCAGTCAAACGAACCCCTTAAAACCATTTGCCCCTACCAATTTGAACAGGCCATTTCGCCCGCACGCGCGATTAAAAACGCTGGGCAATCAATCGATATTCATGACTTAATTAAAGCCTGCAACTCAACTCAACCAGGCCTGGTTCTTGTTGAAGGCGCAGGTGGGTTTTTATCACCGATTGCCAGAAACGGCCTCAATGCCGACCTAGCGCAACAACTTGGCTACCCGGTTATTTTAGTTGTCGGCAACCGACTTGGCTGTATTAACCACGCGCTCCTCACTATTGAAGCAATTAAGGCACGCAACCTCAGTTTGCACAGCGTTATCGTGAATGATTTAACCGCAGATTCAAACAATGAAAACCTAGAGGATATACGCGCGCTTTGCCAGGTTCCGGTTATTCATTCAGCCTTCTCACCCAAGCATTCCAAGCCCTTATTTGTGCTATAA
- a CDS encoding RNase A-like domain-containing protein: protein MKKSLSRVVIWLGVVLVGLTGCAPKPDSSGLGDVRQPIQVNLQEHEAAGGHTLARHVAKDDNYLAERLQSNLRLNIVSTFSSYEVAEASVNAVLNMQRKEVADWWRGDLARQAFFARVPTHGRALTRQQFEQRLEAQYVPDNAVVRVVLVRRGGDFYVLTAFPQPDK from the coding sequence GTTGTAATTTGGCTGGGTGTCGTCTTAGTTGGTTTAACTGGCTGTGCGCCTAAACCCGATAGTAGCGGCCTAGGGGATGTGCGCCAGCCGATACAGGTTAATCTTCAGGAGCATGAAGCGGCAGGAGGCCATACCCTTGCTCGACATGTGGCTAAGGACGACAATTATCTTGCCGAACGTTTGCAAAGTAACCTGCGTTTAAACATCGTATCTACGTTTAGCAGCTATGAAGTGGCCGAGGCTTCGGTTAATGCGGTGCTTAATATGCAGCGTAAAGAGGTAGCGGATTGGTGGCGTGGCGATTTAGCGCGTCAAGCGTTTTTTGCCCGAGTGCCAACGCATGGTCGTGCGCTGACTCGCCAGCAGTTTGAGCAACGATTGGAAGCGCAGTATGTGCCAGATAACGCTGTGGTGCGAGTGGTGCTGGTTCGTCGAGGTGGTGACTTTTATGTATTAACGGCTTTTCCACAACCTGATAAATAA